A window from Chryseobacterium vaccae encodes these proteins:
- a CDS encoding 2TM domain-containing protein yields the protein MKRKDLIILFWVSLGTALFFFLFFNSEKTFYNFFITLLISGMYSFVIGIGNGVISDFLDRRFPWSEATRTRAVLSIISIIVSNFILVYFCNYMNFVVIQKAATPEVFFSNKYGLTNWFMINIALLISAFLHAKGFADELKKTSKKEVVEQKLIAKSANAQFESLKNQLDPHFLFNSLNVLSSLIDENPQQAQKFTSSMSKIYRYVLEQKDKELVTVEDEIEFAKTYCELLKTRFEDSVDFTFEVNKEDYRKYVVPLSLQLLLENCIKHNFATSSRPLAIKIFSDHDTLCIENNLQVREQIKESSGIGLANIVQRYSLLTKRNVFIEKSGDYFKVKLPVLVTKPNVVSIQPEDKDKAYERAQKRVKEIKGFYANLISYCIVIPFLILLNLLTNPKHIWFYFPMLGWGIGLAAHGMSVFAIGKNWEDRKIREILEKQNQQ from the coding sequence ATGAAACGTAAAGATCTAATCATATTATTCTGGGTATCGCTGGGGACAGCCTTGTTCTTCTTTCTGTTTTTTAATTCTGAAAAGACCTTTTACAACTTTTTCATCACACTGCTCATCTCAGGGATGTATTCTTTTGTGATTGGCATTGGAAACGGGGTGATCAGTGATTTTCTGGACAGAAGATTCCCTTGGTCTGAAGCAACCAGAACCAGAGCTGTTTTAAGTATTATTTCTATTATAGTAAGTAATTTTATCCTGGTTTACTTTTGCAATTACATGAACTTTGTCGTGATTCAAAAGGCCGCAACTCCAGAAGTTTTTTTCTCTAATAAATATGGGTTGACGAACTGGTTCATGATCAATATCGCTCTTCTGATCTCTGCTTTTCTACATGCGAAAGGCTTTGCAGATGAGCTGAAGAAAACCTCCAAAAAAGAGGTGGTGGAGCAGAAATTGATTGCCAAGTCGGCCAACGCACAATTTGAAAGTTTAAAGAACCAGCTTGATCCCCATTTTCTTTTCAATTCATTGAATGTTTTGAGTTCTTTAATTGATGAAAACCCACAGCAGGCCCAGAAGTTTACCTCCTCAATGTCAAAGATATACCGTTATGTACTTGAACAAAAAGATAAAGAGCTGGTAACGGTGGAAGACGAGATAGAATTTGCGAAAACCTATTGTGAACTTTTAAAAACCAGATTTGAAGACAGTGTTGACTTCACTTTTGAAGTCAACAAAGAGGATTACCGGAAGTATGTAGTACCGCTTTCACTACAGCTTTTGCTGGAAAACTGTATCAAACATAATTTTGCCACTTCTTCAAGACCTCTGGCTATTAAAATATTTTCTGATCATGACACCTTGTGTATAGAAAATAACCTCCAGGTAAGAGAACAGATCAAAGAGAGTTCGGGAATTGGACTTGCCAATATCGTTCAGCGATATTCACTGCTTACCAAAAGAAATGTATTTATAGAAAAATCCGGGGATTATTTTAAAGTAAAACTTCCGGTATTGGTTACTAAGCCTAATGTAGTCAGTATTCAGCCGGAAGATAAAGATAAAGCTTATGAAAGAGCCCAAAAACGGGTAAAAGAAATAAAAGGGTTTTATGCCAATCTTATTTCTTACTGTATTGTCATTCCGTTCCTGATTCTTCTAAATCTTTTAACCAATCCGAAACACATCTGGTTCTACTTTCCGATGCTGGGGTGGGGAATAGGGCTTGCCGCCCACGGAATGAGCGTATTTGCGATAGGAAAGAACTGGGAAGACAGGAAAATCAGGGAAATTTTAGAAAAACAAAACCAACAATAA
- a CDS encoding 2TM domain-containing protein gives MEHLDTSSIRYKEAEKRVKKLKGFYMSVFVYLAVNLFILFVNYTDLNPGESIWRIQYFVVPIVWGILILLYGLTVFFPGFMLGRKWEEKKIKELMKK, from the coding sequence ATGGAACATTTAGATACCAGCAGCATCCGCTATAAAGAAGCAGAGAAAAGAGTAAAAAAGTTGAAAGGTTTTTATATGTCTGTATTTGTTTATCTGGCTGTAAACCTCTTCATTCTGTTCGTAAACTATACAGATCTTAATCCAGGTGAAAGTATATGGAGAATACAGTATTTTGTTGTTCCCATTGTCTGGGGGATTTTGATCTTACTTTATGGCCTTACCGTTTTCTTTCCCGGATTTATGCTGGGGCGCAAATGGGAGGAAAAGAAGATCAAAGAATTAATGAAAAAATAG
- a CDS encoding methyltransferase family protein, producing the protein MNSLQIIFYVSMAAWFLSEFLYKRILKSTKDDQKDKDKSSLNVLWLAIPFSIAVSIAVSNLTNFSITGKNWILYLGESFILIGIILRFVIIRSLGKYFTVDVTIKQDHKIKKEGFYKYLRHPSYAFSLLTSLGLGLYLDNWLSLILAFVPPFVAFAYRIKIEEQALIEQFGNEYIEYRKKTKKLIPFIY; encoded by the coding sequence ATGAATTCGTTACAAATTATATTTTACGTTTCAATGGCCGCATGGTTTCTCAGTGAATTTCTTTACAAGAGAATCCTTAAATCTACAAAAGATGACCAGAAGGATAAAGATAAGTCCAGTCTTAATGTTTTGTGGCTGGCCATTCCTTTTTCTATTGCTGTTTCAATAGCAGTGTCTAATCTCACCAATTTTTCCATTACCGGCAAAAACTGGATTCTATATCTGGGAGAATCATTTATTCTTATCGGAATTATTTTACGGTTTGTGATCATCAGGTCATTAGGAAAGTATTTTACGGTAGATGTTACGATAAAACAGGACCATAAAATCAAAAAAGAAGGATTTTACAAATACCTCAGACATCCTTCTTATGCTTTTTCTCTGCTGACATCGTTAGGTCTTGGGCTGTATCTGGACAACTGGCTGTCATTGATACTGGCTTTTGTTCCTCCGTTCGTTGCTTTTGCCTACAGAATTAAAATTGAGGAACAGGCTCTTATCGAACAGTTTGGGAACGAATATATTGAGTACAGGAAAAAAACAAAGAAACTGATTCCGTTTATCTATTAA
- a CDS encoding 2TM domain-containing protein — protein sequence METTSFTNETLAYEKASKRVKELKGFYGNLTSYCLVIPFLLALNLLTAPNHLWFFWPALGWGIGIAAHAVNVFGIGKDWEEKKIRQLMEEEKRNTKTL from the coding sequence ATGGAAACAACATCATTCACTAATGAGACACTTGCTTATGAAAAAGCATCTAAAAGAGTAAAAGAACTGAAAGGATTCTACGGAAATCTTACCTCATACTGCCTGGTTATTCCTTTTTTATTGGCTCTGAATCTTTTAACTGCTCCTAATCACTTATGGTTTTTCTGGCCGGCACTGGGATGGGGAATCGGAATCGCCGCTCATGCAGTCAACGTTTTCGGAATTGGAAAAGACTGGGAGGAAAAGAAGATCAGACAATTAATGGAAGAAGAAAAAAGAAATACCAAAACATTATAA
- a CDS encoding 2TM domain-containing protein yields the protein MNYNNAYTRVEKLKKFYKNLLWFTIVAGVLLLRKYMKYGTLDFSVTGGSLLLTIWGIVLTVKAVDLFIFDDQWERGIVEKHFKNNKKSIDF from the coding sequence ATGAACTATAATAATGCCTACACAAGAGTAGAAAAACTAAAGAAATTTTATAAAAACCTTTTATGGTTTACAATCGTAGCCGGAGTGCTTCTTCTTAGAAAATATATGAAGTATGGAACCCTTGATTTTTCAGTAACAGGAGGCTCTCTGCTGCTTACCATTTGGGGAATAGTCCTGACTGTAAAAGCCGTTGACTTATTTATTTTTGATGATCAATGGGAAAGAGGAATCGTGGAAAAACATTTTAAAAACAATAAAAAATCAATTGATTTTTAG
- a CDS encoding LytR/AlgR family response regulator transcription factor — protein sequence MIKTVIIEDEKPASRKLERMLSNFPEIEVVAKIESVEDGVAWFSENEHPQLIFSDIVLGDGLSFDIFEKVPTKGFIIYTTAFDQYTLKAFKLNSIDYLLKPILDEDLTTAVEKFKSFIPSDNTTGSEDIKQLIRKEKSTLSRVLVKIGYNLKIVQTDEISCFFSENKIVYLQTKERTYPSDFTLDELEDVLDEKKFFRTNRQFIINSDHIKNIHTSPYYKVELEFQPQEEITVSRDRVKDFKDWLVS from the coding sequence ATGATCAAAACTGTCATTATCGAAGACGAGAAACCTGCTTCAAGGAAATTAGAACGTATGCTGAGTAATTTTCCTGAAATTGAGGTAGTTGCTAAAATTGAATCGGTAGAAGACGGAGTGGCCTGGTTTTCAGAAAATGAACATCCGCAGCTGATCTTTTCAGATATTGTACTGGGTGACGGACTGTCCTTCGATATCTTTGAAAAAGTACCTACCAAAGGTTTTATCATCTATACCACAGCTTTTGACCAATACACTCTGAAAGCATTCAAATTGAACAGTATAGATTATCTTTTAAAACCCATTCTGGATGAAGATCTTACAACAGCAGTAGAAAAGTTTAAATCATTTATTCCATCAGATAATACAACGGGTTCAGAGGATATTAAACAGCTTATCAGAAAAGAAAAGTCTACCCTTTCCAGAGTTCTGGTGAAGATAGGTTATAATCTGAAGATCGTACAGACCGACGAAATAAGCTGTTTTTTCAGTGAAAATAAGATCGTATATCTTCAGACAAAAGAACGTACTTACCCTTCAGATTTTACATTGGATGAGCTTGAGGATGTCCTTGATGAAAAGAAATTTTTCCGGACAAACAGACAGTTTATCATCAATTCAGATCATATTAAAAATATTCACACCTCGCCTTATTATAAAGTAGAACTTGAGTTTCAGCCGCAGGAAGAAATCACGGTCAGCCGTGACCGGGTGAAAGATTTTAAAGACTGGTTGGTAAGCTAA
- a CDS encoding glycine-rich domain-containing protein, producing METTMQLKDESLWNRLQGFSLDASDADFPFSKKLAKEENWTLDFTKKAIEEYKKFIYLCCILPHGASPSKIVDKVWHMHLIYTQNYWEEFCPEILRRKLHHHPSKGGQQEKCKHQDWFLDTLSQYKTIFQKEAPEDIWQEKTPEKSRKNWLRKLRILPLFMIPFLLSSCLGEILSTLGMIFFSLLGVTIFGSVISLFSGSDGENPKGKDDGSAGGSCGGSSCGGGGGCGGGCGGCGGCGG from the coding sequence ATGGAAACAACAATGCAATTAAAAGACGAATCTCTCTGGAACAGATTACAGGGATTTTCATTAGATGCTTCCGATGCCGATTTCCCTTTTTCTAAAAAGCTGGCTAAAGAAGAAAACTGGACTCTGGACTTCACCAAAAAAGCAATAGAGGAGTATAAGAAATTCATTTATTTGTGCTGTATTCTGCCTCACGGCGCCTCACCCAGTAAGATTGTAGACAAAGTATGGCATATGCATCTGATTTACACCCAAAATTACTGGGAAGAATTTTGCCCTGAAATCCTCAGAAGAAAGCTTCATCATCATCCTTCAAAAGGCGGGCAACAGGAAAAATGCAAACACCAGGACTGGTTTCTGGATACCCTCAGCCAATACAAAACCATCTTTCAGAAAGAAGCTCCTGAAGACATCTGGCAGGAAAAAACACCCGAAAAGAGCAGGAAAAACTGGTTAAGGAAACTCAGGATTCTTCCGTTGTTTATGATCCCATTCTTACTGTCATCCTGCCTAGGAGAAATTCTGAGCACTTTAGGAATGATCTTCTTTTCCCTATTGGGAGTTACTATTTTCGGATCTGTCATTTCATTATTCTCTGGCAGCGATGGAGAAAATCCTAAAGGGAAAGATGATGGAAGTGCCGGAGGTAGTTGTGGAGGAAGCAGCTGCGGTGGAGGTGGAGGATGCGGCGGGGGTTGTGGGGGGTGCGGCGGATGTGGTGGTTAA
- the mnmA gene encoding tRNA 2-thiouridine(34) synthase MnmA, which translates to MKIVVGLSGGVDSSVTAYLLQQQGHEVVALFMRNWNDASVTLEDECPWIEDSNDALMVAQKLGIPFQVIDMSELYKERIVDYMFAEYEKGRTPNPDVLCNREVKFDVFMKTAMSLGADKVATGHYARVNSTFDENGKEIFHLLAGKDNNKDQSYFLCQLSQDQLSKALFPIGELTKPQVREIAKEIGLVTADKKDSQGLCFIGKVSLPQFLQQQLVPKEGEIVEIFKDSPLFAGETPEFSSKQEELEFLSQKIHYKKSDGKVIGKHQGAQFFTIGQSKGLGIGGHKESCFIVSRDMENNILFVGEGHSFPGLYRKALKIDNSELHWVREDMKLQNGESMEVMARFRYRQPLQKAVLYQFDDAFYIEFDEPQSAIAEGQFASWYIGEELIGSGVIS; encoded by the coding sequence ATGAAAATAGTAGTAGGCCTCTCCGGAGGTGTAGATTCCAGTGTTACAGCATATTTGTTACAACAGCAAGGGCATGAAGTCGTGGCTTTGTTCATGAGGAACTGGAATGATGCGTCGGTAACTTTAGAGGATGAATGTCCCTGGATTGAAGACAGTAATGATGCGCTTATGGTAGCTCAGAAATTGGGAATTCCTTTCCAGGTTATTGATATGAGTGAACTCTACAAAGAGCGTATTGTAGATTATATGTTTGCTGAATATGAGAAAGGGAGAACCCCAAATCCTGATGTTTTATGCAACCGTGAGGTAAAATTTGATGTTTTTATGAAAACAGCAATGTCTCTTGGTGCTGATAAGGTCGCGACCGGACATTATGCCAGAGTCAACTCAACGTTTGACGAAAACGGGAAGGAAATTTTTCATCTTTTAGCCGGAAAAGACAACAATAAAGATCAATCGTATTTCCTATGTCAGCTGAGCCAGGATCAGCTTTCTAAGGCATTGTTTCCTATCGGGGAACTTACAAAACCACAGGTTAGGGAAATTGCAAAGGAAATCGGACTTGTAACCGCTGATAAAAAAGATTCTCAGGGCTTGTGTTTCATTGGAAAGGTAAGTCTGCCCCAGTTTCTACAGCAGCAATTGGTTCCAAAAGAAGGGGAAATTGTTGAAATTTTCAAAGATTCACCACTTTTTGCTGGTGAAACTCCTGAATTTTCCTCAAAACAGGAAGAGCTTGAATTTTTATCCCAGAAAATCCATTATAAAAAATCTGACGGAAAAGTAATCGGAAAGCATCAGGGTGCCCAGTTTTTTACGATCGGACAAAGTAAAGGCCTAGGTATAGGCGGGCATAAGGAAAGCTGTTTTATCGTCTCCAGAGATATGGAAAACAATATTCTTTTTGTAGGTGAAGGTCACAGCTTCCCGGGATTGTACAGAAAGGCATTAAAAATTGATAATTCTGAACTGCATTGGGTACGGGAAGACATGAAACTTCAGAACGGAGAATCTATGGAGGTAATGGCCAGATTCAGATACAGGCAGCCGTTGCAGAAAGCTGTTCTTTATCAGTTTGATGATGCTTTTTATATTGAATTTGATGAGCCGCAGTCGGCCATTGCAGAAGGACAGTTTGCTTCCTGGTATATTGGGGAAGAGCTGATTGGAAGCGGAGTTATTTCATAA
- a CDS encoding T9SS type A sorting domain-containing protein, producing MKSKHLFLILFPSLLYSQNFPYQRDWATYFGGFNTEISSIYEDPGTHSITADGISGHDANNPVQPTLYYNQFVTPGGHLFTPSATPPYTNEFYAKLSSSGNMLLSEYPFTGKYVRFRDQSGNIYYIERAESNSPPLPSGVWLPESVTDGDTILSKYDENNQLLWKTYIPGGSSYTLTDDEQGNIYITGTTIWQNLGDPGTFQPAFTIVPDINGTSLANSYLVKLNPQGQKIWATYTPSKIIYCLNAYGNDLYIAGSDDLDETSSVLATPGAFQSEKSKQFFSKIDGNTGKRIWGTYYGIPQTASGQIIGIKATSTGIYMAGITVNLSTYYATSGAYKQQSTGWLDLFLTKFDSNGKRAWSTYLGGDDLDFVSSYNFLDVKDDKILIAGTSQGSQNIASPGTFVPTKPNPTRDDAFFSMFTTSGSHLFTSYYGGFNNMENDGYQYLTDIGCKFSKNTNAFYLFGNTENPNGFSSANGHQQNIIYPPTETRGKAGFLAKFSSTVLSTAEANSSKDLILYNNPNNGNFSLKGSVLEKESYLINISDMSGRLVYSAATSKNREEHFRLAGKLDNGSYLLSVSKTDKTPVKTFKLIIKK from the coding sequence ATGAAATCAAAACATCTGTTTCTCATATTATTCCCTTCTCTTTTATACTCACAAAACTTTCCTTATCAAAGGGATTGGGCTACTTATTTTGGGGGGTTCAATACTGAAATTTCATCTATTTATGAAGACCCTGGCACTCATTCTATTACAGCAGATGGGATTTCGGGCCATGATGCAAATAATCCTGTGCAGCCTACCCTTTATTACAACCAGTTTGTTACTCCCGGAGGTCATCTTTTTACTCCTTCAGCAACACCGCCTTATACCAATGAATTTTACGCAAAGCTCTCTTCATCCGGAAATATGCTTCTTTCAGAATATCCCTTCACTGGAAAATATGTCCGCTTCAGAGACCAATCAGGAAATATCTATTATATTGAGAGAGCAGAATCAAACTCACCACCACTGCCTTCCGGAGTCTGGCTTCCCGAATCGGTAACAGATGGTGATACCATTCTTTCAAAATATGATGAAAACAACCAGCTTTTGTGGAAAACCTATATCCCCGGCGGAAGCTCATATACTCTGACAGACGATGAACAGGGAAATATATATATTACTGGTACAACGATCTGGCAGAACCTTGGAGATCCCGGAACATTTCAGCCTGCCTTCACCATTGTACCTGATATAAACGGCACATCACTAGCCAATTCTTATCTCGTAAAGCTTAATCCCCAAGGACAGAAAATATGGGCAACTTACACGCCTTCCAAAATCATTTACTGCCTCAATGCTTATGGCAATGATCTTTATATTGCAGGAAGCGATGATCTTGATGAAACGAGTTCTGTTCTTGCAACTCCAGGAGCTTTTCAATCAGAAAAATCAAAGCAGTTTTTTTCTAAAATTGACGGAAATACCGGAAAAAGGATCTGGGGGACTTATTATGGAATTCCTCAGACAGCATCCGGTCAGATTATTGGTATAAAAGCAACTTCTACCGGTATTTATATGGCAGGTATTACCGTAAATCTCAGCACCTATTATGCTACTTCGGGAGCTTATAAACAGCAGTCTACAGGCTGGCTTGATCTTTTCCTGACTAAATTCGATTCAAACGGAAAACGGGCATGGAGCACTTACCTGGGAGGAGACGACCTTGATTTTGTATCTTCCTACAACTTTCTTGATGTAAAAGATGACAAAATACTCATCGCAGGAACTTCGCAGGGAAGTCAGAACATAGCATCACCCGGAACTTTTGTTCCTACCAAGCCTAATCCGACAAGAGATGATGCTTTCTTTTCTATGTTTACCACTTCAGGATCACATCTTTTCACTTCTTATTATGGAGGATTTAATAATATGGAAAATGACGGATATCAATATCTTACAGATATTGGCTGTAAATTCTCAAAAAACACAAATGCATTCTACCTTTTTGGTAACACCGAAAACCCAAATGGATTCAGTTCAGCTAACGGACACCAGCAAAATATTATTTATCCGCCTACTGAAACCCGCGGAAAAGCAGGTTTTCTGGCTAAGTTCAGCTCAACGGTCCTTTCTACTGCTGAAGCCAACTCATCGAAGGATCTGATTCTTTACAACAACCCCAATAACGGAAATTTCAGTTTAAAAGGATCTGTTTTAGAAAAAGAATCCTATCTGATCAACATTTCCGATATGTCCGGAAGACTTGTCTATTCTGCCGCAACTTCAAAAAACAGGGAAGAACATTTCAGGCTTGCCGGTAAACTGGACAACGGCAGCTATCTCTTATCTGTCAGTAAAACAGATAAAACCCCCGTAAAAACCTTTAAACTGATCATTAAGAAATAG
- a CDS encoding ATP-dependent Clp protease ATP-binding subunit: MDYKFSQGLSQVFKQSKSEAKRLKSEFLNTEHLLLGIIKTENSAKEILQNLNADLTQIRRKIETLNTASLNPISEEVTNISFTKMADHAIKRAELECRQYKSNEINTVHLLLGILYKYEDPTSNILGAYDIDYEGVSREYQTMLKNSGQAPQMSAYDDDDEREEFEQMRKPTGNLGSAKSKTPTLDNFGRDLTSLARDGKLDPVIGREKEIERVSQILSRRKKNNPLLIGEPGVGKSAIAEGLALRIQQKKVSRVLYGKRVITLDLASLVAGTKYRGQFEERMKAIMTELEKNRDVILFIDELHTIVGAGSSTGSLDASNMFKPALARGEIQCIGATTLDEYRQYIEKDGALERRFQKVMVEPTSIDETIQILNQIKDKYEEHHNVIYTPEAIAACVNLTSRYITDRFLPDKAIDAMDEAGSRVYIKNMKVPTEIIDFEKKIEDIKELKQKAVKAQDYLEARKLKDEEERLQMELNAAQDKWDKDVKEKKETVTEENVAEVVSMMSGVPVTKVGKNELDKLAQMDEKLNGKVIGQEDAVKKVVKAIQRNRAGLKDPNRPIGTFIFLGTTGVGKTELAKVMARELFESDESLIRIDMSEYMEKFAVSRLVGAPPGYVGYEEGGQLTEAVRRKPYAVVLLDEIEKAHPDVFNILLQILDEGHVTDSLGRKIDFRNTIIILTSNIGTRDLKDFGDGVGFGTSAKKTTSDSRARSTIENALKKAFAPEFLNRIDDIVIFNSLVQDDIKKIIDIELNKLYGRLEKLGYKVELTDEAKDFISEKGWDKDFGARPLKRAIQKYIEDLLAEMLVNKQLNEGETVILDLNEAKDGLTGKASKPKKTAEKSSQS, from the coding sequence ATGGATTATAAGTTTTCACAAGGTTTGAGCCAGGTGTTCAAACAAAGCAAGAGCGAAGCTAAAAGGCTGAAAAGTGAATTTCTTAATACAGAACACCTACTTTTAGGTATTATAAAGACGGAAAACTCTGCAAAAGAAATCCTTCAAAACCTTAATGCGGATTTAACACAAATCAGAAGAAAAATTGAAACTCTAAATACAGCAAGTTTAAATCCTATTTCTGAGGAGGTTACCAATATTTCTTTCACTAAGATGGCAGATCATGCCATTAAACGTGCAGAGCTGGAATGCAGACAATATAAAAGCAATGAAATTAATACCGTTCATCTGCTCTTAGGCATTCTTTATAAATATGAGGACCCTACCTCCAACATTTTAGGAGCTTACGACATTGATTATGAAGGAGTTTCAAGAGAATATCAGACGATGCTTAAAAATTCCGGGCAAGCACCACAAATGAGTGCTTATGACGATGATGATGAAAGAGAGGAATTTGAGCAGATGAGAAAGCCTACAGGAAACTTAGGTTCAGCTAAAAGTAAAACGCCTACACTGGATAACTTTGGCCGTGACTTAACTTCTTTGGCAAGAGACGGAAAATTAGACCCTGTAATCGGACGTGAAAAGGAAATTGAGCGTGTTTCTCAAATCTTATCCCGTAGAAAGAAAAACAATCCGCTTCTTATCGGGGAGCCGGGAGTTGGTAAATCTGCAATTGCAGAAGGGTTGGCTTTAAGAATTCAACAGAAAAAAGTATCAAGAGTTCTTTACGGAAAACGTGTGATTACTTTAGACCTGGCCAGTTTGGTGGCAGGAACAAAATATCGTGGTCAGTTTGAAGAAAGAATGAAGGCTATCATGACGGAACTGGAAAAGAACCGTGATGTGATCCTGTTTATTGATGAGCTTCACACCATTGTAGGAGCAGGAAGTTCCACAGGAAGTTTAGATGCTTCGAATATGTTCAAACCTGCTTTGGCAAGGGGTGAAATTCAATGCATCGGAGCGACTACTCTGGATGAATACCGTCAGTATATAGAGAAAGATGGTGCTTTGGAAAGAAGATTCCAGAAAGTAATGGTGGAGCCTACTTCTATTGATGAAACGATTCAGATCCTGAACCAGATTAAAGATAAGTATGAAGAGCATCACAATGTAATTTATACTCCTGAAGCCATTGCAGCGTGTGTTAATCTTACGTCAAGATATATTACGGACCGTTTCTTACCGGACAAAGCGATTGACGCAATGGATGAAGCCGGTTCCAGAGTATATATTAAAAATATGAAAGTTCCGACTGAAATCATTGATTTTGAGAAAAAGATCGAAGATATCAAAGAACTGAAGCAAAAAGCAGTAAAAGCTCAGGATTATCTTGAAGCAAGAAAACTGAAAGATGAAGAAGAACGTCTTCAGATGGAACTGAATGCTGCCCAGGATAAGTGGGACAAAGATGTAAAAGAGAAAAAAGAAACCGTAACAGAAGAAAATGTAGCGGAAGTGGTTTCTATGATGAGTGGAGTTCCCGTAACGAAAGTGGGCAAAAATGAGCTTGATAAACTCGCTCAGATGGATGAAAAGCTTAACGGAAAAGTGATCGGACAGGAAGATGCTGTGAAGAAAGTGGTTAAGGCCATTCAAAGAAACAGAGCTGGTCTGAAAGATCCTAACCGCCCTATCGGAACATTTATTTTCCTTGGTACAACCGGGGTTGGTAAAACCGAGCTGGCTAAAGTAATGGCAAGAGAATTATTCGAATCTGATGAATCTCTGATCCGAATTGACATGAGTGAATACATGGAAAAATTCGCGGTTTCAAGATTAGTAGGAGCGCCTCCGGGATACGTAGGATATGAAGAAGGAGGTCAGCTAACAGAAGCTGTAAGAAGAAAACCTTATGCTGTGGTTCTTTTGGATGAGATTGAGAAAGCTCACCCTGATGTATTCAATATTCTTTTACAGATTCTGGATGAAGGCCACGTGACTGACAGCTTAGGAAGAAAGATTGATTTCAGAAACACCATCATTATCCTTACTTCCAATATCGGAACAAGAGATCTTAAAGATTTCGGAGATGGTGTAGGATTTGGTACTTCGGCTAAAAAGACTACTTCAGATTCAAGAGCGAGAAGCACAATTGAAAATGCCCTTAAAAAAGCATTTGCTCCGGAATTCCTGAACAGAATTGATGATATTGTGATCTTCAACTCTCTTGTACAGGATGATATCAAGAAAATTATTGATATTGAGCTGAACAAGCTTTACGGAAGACTGGAAAAACTAGGTTACAAAGTAGAACTTACTGATGAAGCTAAAGATTTCATCTCTGAAAAAGGATGGGATAAAGATTTTGGTGCAAGACCACTGAAACGTGCCATCCAGAAATACATTGAAGACCTATTGGCTGAAATGCTTGTCAACAAACAGCTTAATGAAGGAGAAACAGTAATTCTTGATCTGAATGAAGCGAAAGACGGATTGACCGGAAAGGCCTCAAAGCCTAAAAAAACGGCTGAAAAATCTTCTCAATCTTAA